A region from the Cydia amplana chromosome 7, ilCydAmpl1.1, whole genome shotgun sequence genome encodes:
- the LOC134649721 gene encoding uncharacterized protein LOC134649721, with protein MAQSYLGSLPNFDYKSGEWSIFKGKLTQFFKVNATSITADKKCAVLITHLSDDSYRLARNLVYPSDLEAKTYDELIAVLDKHFKIKKCSFANKAKFYSATKKPDESLGDWAARLRGLASFCDLGTALETVLTDRFVLGLGSGPERDKLFEQDAATLTFSKALEVAEQAASARQAQAMVGETGSIGNVPIKEEPVFRAASAASPGRGGARGRASRGGGAGAGRATDVASGSKWHQRDDFNRCNICGMKNHSAETCRYKGYKCGKCGVKGHLKKVCKLRFHNIQAQGGESETSCEDCEECALYNLRYEHYDPIILTVLINGDKFYMELDSGWGPEQEEAFTAIKREMASGRVLTHFDPEARLVLSVDAGPAGLGAVISLGPEGHERPLAFASRALTPSEKNYSQVHKEAAAIVYGVKHFHQYLYGRIADKTDSAVQANQSPPPPAPASAPSPRPLTFSPAPAPAPTAQALQPSSPYLPMSLSRPDAIEDIDQDINEPLDIASDNDFYECDDNNVEGEETDRQVLESETLSSVPPGPAPASAPASPVPPASPADSHRLRPRAQQQQLAQNEQTENQSDPVPRRYLCVSSDI; from the exons atggcgCAGTCTTATCTCGGTTCTTTGCCTAATTTCGATTACAAATCCGGAGAGTGGTCTATTTTTAAGGGGAAATTAACTcagttttttaaagtaaatgcTACTAGTATTACAGCCGATAAAAAATGTGCAGTGTTAATAACGCATCTTTCGGACGATTCGTATCGCTTGGCACGTAATCTCGTGTACCCTAGTGATTTAGAAGCGAAAACGTATGACGAACTTATTGCTGTTTTagataaacattttaaaattaaaaagtgttcATTTGCTAATAAGGCGAAGTTCTACAGTGCGACGAAAAAGCCAGACGAGTCTTTAGGAGACTGGGCGGCGCGGCTACGCGGGTTGGCAAGTTTTTGCGACCTGGGCACCGCCCTGGAGACGGTGCTGACGGACCGTTTCGTTCTCGGTCTGGGTTCCGGTCCCGAGCGCGACAAGCTGTTTGAACAAGACGCGGCGACCCTTACGTTCTCCAAGGCGTTGGAGGTCGCAGAGCAAGCGGCTAGTGCTAGGCAAGCCCAGGCGATGGTAGGCGAAACTGGCAGTATCGGCAACGTGCCGATAAAGGAGGAGCCGGTGTTCCGTGCGGCGAGCGCGGCGAGCCCTGGGCGCGGCGGCGCCCGTGGCCGCGCCAGTCGCGGTGGCGGAGCTGGCGCCGGTCGTGCTACGGATGTCGCATCGGGTTCCAAATGGCATCAACGCGATGACTTCAATAGGTGTAATATTTGCGGCATGAAAAACCACAGTGCGGAAACGTGTCGTTACAAAGGTTATAAGTGCGGCAAGTGTGGTGTTAAGGGACACCTAAAGAAAGTATGCAAACTAAGATTTCACAATATCCAAGCACAGGGAGGAGAATCGGAAACTTCTTGCGAGGACTGTGAGGAGTGCGCGCTATACAATTTAAGGTATGAACATTACGATCCCATTATTTTAACTGTATTAATCAACGGTGACAAATTTTATATGGAACTTGACTCAGG ATGGGGCCCCGAGCAGGAGGAGGCATTCACCGCTATTAAACGGGAAATGGCTTCAGGGCGAGTCCTTACTCATTTTGACCCGGAAGCGCGACTCGTTTTGAGTGTTGACGCTGGACCCGCCGGTCTGGGTGCCGTGATATCGCTTGGGCCGGAAGGTCACGAGCGACCCCTGGCTTTCGCCTCCCGGGCACTTACGCCCAGCGAGAAAAATTACAGCCAGGTCCACAAAGAAGCCGCAGCCATCGTATACGGAGTGAAACATTTCCACCAGTACCTATACGGGCGAA TTGCTGATAAGACAGATAGCGCTGTGCAAGCAAACcagtcgccgccgccgcccgcgcccgcttCCGCGCCTTCCCCGCGCCCTTTGACCTTTTCGCCCGCTCCGGCTCCGGCGCCGACGGCACAGGCGTTGCAACCTTCATCCCCGTACTTACCTATGTCATTGTCGAGGCCGGACGCAATTGAAGATATTGATCAAGATATAAACGAGCCATTAGACATTGCATCCGACAACGACTTTTATGAGTGTGATGATAATAATGTAGAGGGAGAGGAAACGGATCGACAGGTACTAGAATCTGAAACGCTAAGCTCTGTGCCCCCGGGCCCCGCGCCCGCGTCGGCTCCCGCGAGCCCTGTACCGCCCGCGTCCCCCGCGGACTCGCATCGGCTGCGCCCGCGAGCGCAGCAGCAGCAGCTGGCTCAGAACGAGCAGACTGAAAACCAGTCGGATCCGGTTCCCCGCCGAT ATTTATGCGTGTCCAGCGACATCTAG